In one window of Microbacterium dextranolyticum DNA:
- a CDS encoding cysteine desulfurase family protein: protein MIYLDHAASAPLRASARDAWIGASAQVGNASSVHGSGQVARRLLEESRERVAAVLGCEPIEVVFTSSGTESVNLALKGLWWARGEGTQAIVLPDGEHHATLDTVGWLATQDAEVRSVPLDEFGRITAAPFSDALDGAALATALVVNNEVGTVQDAPSLARAASDAGVPLHLDAVGAVGHVPVVFDRWRGEARGSTGLVALSLSGHKFGAPVGTGALVVSRHAALVPLLHGGGQQRGLRSGTPDVPGAAALAAALEEAVAELTDEASRLTALAERLITGIRRAIPAAELLGDPLERIPGNVHVLFPGAAGESLLFLLDQAGISVSTGSACQAGVAEPSHVVLALGRDERAARSVLRMTLGRTSTAEDVDAVLAALPEAYARASGAGAARRS from the coding sequence ATGATCTACCTCGATCACGCCGCATCGGCTCCGTTGCGCGCGAGCGCGCGCGATGCGTGGATCGGTGCGTCCGCACAGGTGGGCAACGCCTCGTCGGTGCACGGATCGGGCCAGGTCGCCCGCCGGCTGCTGGAGGAATCGCGCGAACGTGTCGCCGCGGTGCTCGGCTGCGAGCCGATCGAGGTGGTCTTCACCTCCAGCGGCACCGAGTCGGTCAATCTGGCGCTCAAAGGTCTCTGGTGGGCGCGGGGTGAGGGGACGCAGGCCATCGTGCTGCCGGACGGCGAGCACCATGCCACCCTCGACACGGTCGGCTGGCTGGCGACGCAGGACGCCGAGGTGCGCTCCGTGCCGCTCGACGAGTTCGGGCGCATCACCGCAGCGCCGTTCTCCGATGCCCTCGACGGTGCGGCCCTGGCAACGGCGCTCGTCGTCAACAACGAGGTCGGGACCGTGCAGGATGCGCCCTCGCTCGCCCGCGCCGCCTCCGACGCCGGGGTGCCCCTCCATCTCGACGCGGTCGGGGCGGTCGGGCACGTCCCCGTCGTGTTCGACCGGTGGCGGGGCGAAGCGCGCGGCTCGACGGGGCTCGTCGCGCTGAGCCTGTCGGGCCACAAGTTCGGAGCCCCGGTCGGGACCGGCGCTCTCGTCGTCTCCCGTCACGCCGCCCTCGTCCCGCTGCTGCACGGGGGAGGGCAACAACGGGGGCTCCGCTCCGGCACTCCGGACGTTCCCGGTGCCGCCGCGCTCGCCGCCGCACTCGAGGAAGCCGTCGCCGAGCTGACCGACGAGGCCTCGCGCCTGACGGCTCTCGCCGAGCGGCTGATCACGGGCATCCGCCGGGCGATCCCCGCCGCCGAACTGCTCGGCGACCCGCTCGAGCGGATCCCGGGGAACGTGCACGTGCTGTTCCCCGGCGCGGCGGGGGAATCGCTGCTGTTCCTCCTCGACCAGGCGGGCATCTCGGTCTCCACCGGGTCGGCGTGCCAGGCGGGGGTCGCCGAACCGTCGCACGTGGTGCTCGCGCTGGGACGGGACGAGCGGGCGGCACGCTCGGTCCTGCGGATGACCCTGGGGCGCACCTCCACGGCGGAGGATGTCGACGCCGTGCTCGCCGCGCTGCCCGAGGCCTACGCCCGGGCATCCGGAGCCGGTGCGGCGCGCCGCTCGTAG
- the mnmA gene encoding tRNA 2-thiouridine(34) synthase MnmA produces the protein MRILAAMSGGVDSAVAAARAVEAGHDVVGVHLALSRAGGTLRTGSRGCCTIEDAMDARRAADLLGIPFYVWDFSERFRDDVIDDFVAEYRAGRTPNPCMRCNEKIKFAALLERALELGFDAVCTGHYATLVDGPDGRELHRASDEAKDQSYVLGVLTAQQLAHTYFPLGSTPSKAVVRAEAAARGLTVAQKPDSHDICFIPDGDTRGWLAERVGAETGEIVDRTGAVVGSHEGAHAYTVGQRRGLSLGVPAADGKPRFVLEVRPVSNTVVVGPKEALATAEIAGERLSWAGRAPETGAFGCHVQIRAHAEPVPARAELSAAGIRVVPDAPFDGVAPGQTAVLYDGTRVIGQFTIDRTVSAVPVPA, from the coding sequence ATGCGGATCCTGGCGGCCATGAGCGGCGGCGTCGACTCGGCCGTCGCGGCGGCTCGTGCGGTCGAGGCGGGGCACGACGTCGTCGGCGTTCACCTCGCCCTCTCGCGCGCCGGGGGGACGCTCCGGACCGGCAGCCGCGGCTGCTGCACGATCGAGGACGCGATGGATGCCCGTCGCGCTGCGGATCTCCTCGGCATCCCCTTCTACGTGTGGGACTTCTCGGAGAGATTCCGCGATGACGTGATCGACGACTTCGTCGCCGAGTATCGTGCCGGGCGGACCCCGAATCCGTGCATGCGCTGCAACGAGAAGATCAAGTTCGCGGCCCTCTTGGAGCGCGCCCTGGAGCTCGGGTTCGACGCCGTATGCACGGGGCACTACGCGACGCTCGTCGACGGGCCGGACGGCCGCGAGCTGCATCGCGCGAGCGACGAAGCCAAGGACCAGTCGTACGTGCTGGGAGTGCTGACCGCGCAGCAGTTGGCGCACACCTATTTCCCGCTCGGGTCGACCCCGTCCAAGGCGGTCGTCCGCGCTGAGGCGGCGGCACGCGGCCTCACCGTTGCGCAGAAGCCCGACAGCCACGACATCTGCTTCATCCCCGACGGCGACACCCGCGGGTGGCTCGCCGAGCGGGTCGGCGCCGAGACGGGCGAGATCGTCGACCGGACCGGCGCCGTCGTCGGCAGCCACGAGGGTGCGCACGCCTATACGGTCGGCCAGCGCCGGGGACTCTCGCTCGGTGTTCCCGCCGCGGATGGCAAGCCCCGCTTCGTGCTCGAGGTGCGGCCCGTGTCGAACACTGTCGTCGTCGGCCCCAAGGAAGCCCTCGCGACCGCGGAGATCGCGGGGGAGCGCCTCTCGTGGGCGGGCCGGGCGCCCGAGACGGGAGCGTTCGGATGCCACGTGCAGATCCGGGCCCACGCCGAGCCCGTCCCGGCGCGCGCCGAGCTGAGCGCCGCGGGCATCCGGGTCGTTCCGGACGCTCCGTTCGACGGCGTCGCGCCGGGTCAGACCGCGGTCCTCTACGACGGCACCCGCGTGATCGGCCAGTTCACGATCGACCGCACCGTGTCGGCGGTGCCTGTTCCCGCCTGA
- the ligA gene encoding NAD-dependent DNA ligase LigA, with translation MSEVSTYTVRVTATDDSLPTTLDEARDEAERLTGLIVDARDAYYGRDTELVDDATYDGWMRRLEAVEAAFPAVQGQDSPTLRVGAAESSMFDPVEHAERMLSLDNVFTADELRDWCVKTGSAAGRAVRWLLELKIDGLAINLRYERGVLVSAATRGDGRVGEDVTANAVQVAGIPTRLLGTGHPDVVEVRGEVYIPVAAFDRLNALQATMRERVADEMRARNVDEERAERSAARRFPAFANPRNAASGGLRQQLDKKSGLELEAGRARLDSLRLLVHGIGAWPDPPVDSQSEVYGLLAQWGLPTSPYFRTAESVDGVLDYVAHYGEHRHDPEHEIDGVVVKVDELALHDELGATSRAPRWAIAYKYPPEQVNTKLLDIVVSVGRTGRATPFAVMAPALVAGSVVRQATLHNQDVVKAKGVLIGDTVVLRKAGDVIPEVLGPVVELRDGTERAFVMPAGCPSCGTPLAPAKEGDIDLRCPNTRSCPAQVRGRVEHIGSRGALDIEALGEVTAAALTQPSTPTTPPLVTEAGLFDLTLDQLVPIEVVVRDSETGEAKVDETTGEYVRRAPFQKLGPAQYPPGTEDLDAAERRRRGIRKDHRERLPSEQALKLLAELEKAKTKDLWRFLVALSIRHVGPVAARALAQWFGSLAAIRAASREDLAAVEGVGGIIADALREWFEVDWHREIVERWEAAGARLEIPGHPGPGAAAAAGGVLDGITVVATGSLEGYSREGAREAILAAGGKAASSVSKKTNFVAAGPGAGSKLGKAEELGIRIIDAAQFRILVEQGPAALDALEPDAG, from the coding sequence ATGTCGGAGGTGTCGACCTACACTGTCCGGGTGACCGCAACCGACGACTCTCTCCCGACGACGCTCGACGAGGCGAGGGACGAGGCCGAGCGCCTCACCGGCCTGATCGTCGACGCGCGTGATGCCTATTACGGGCGCGATACCGAACTCGTCGACGACGCCACGTACGACGGGTGGATGCGCCGGCTCGAGGCCGTCGAAGCAGCGTTCCCCGCGGTGCAGGGTCAGGACTCGCCCACGCTCCGTGTCGGAGCGGCCGAGTCGTCGATGTTCGACCCCGTCGAACACGCCGAACGCATGCTGAGCCTCGACAACGTGTTCACCGCAGACGAGCTGCGGGACTGGTGCGTGAAGACGGGGAGCGCGGCGGGGCGCGCCGTCCGATGGCTGCTCGAACTGAAGATCGACGGTCTGGCGATCAACCTGCGCTACGAGCGAGGTGTCCTCGTCTCCGCGGCGACACGCGGCGACGGGCGCGTCGGCGAGGATGTCACGGCCAACGCGGTTCAGGTCGCCGGCATCCCCACCCGGTTGCTCGGGACGGGGCATCCCGACGTCGTCGAGGTGCGCGGTGAGGTGTACATTCCCGTTGCGGCATTCGATCGACTCAACGCGCTGCAGGCGACGATGCGAGAGCGTGTCGCCGACGAGATGCGGGCGCGCAACGTCGACGAGGAGCGGGCCGAACGCAGCGCCGCACGCCGGTTCCCTGCGTTCGCGAATCCGCGCAATGCCGCCAGTGGCGGGCTACGCCAGCAACTCGACAAGAAGAGCGGGCTCGAACTCGAAGCGGGTCGGGCGCGATTGGACTCGTTGCGCCTGCTCGTGCACGGCATCGGCGCGTGGCCCGATCCGCCGGTCGATTCTCAGAGCGAGGTCTACGGGCTGCTCGCGCAGTGGGGGCTCCCCACGAGTCCGTACTTCCGTACGGCCGAGAGCGTCGACGGCGTGCTCGACTACGTCGCCCACTACGGCGAACACCGCCACGACCCCGAGCACGAGATCGACGGCGTCGTCGTGAAGGTCGACGAGCTGGCGCTCCACGACGAACTCGGTGCGACCAGCCGTGCCCCCCGGTGGGCGATCGCCTACAAGTACCCGCCCGAGCAGGTCAACACGAAGCTCCTCGACATCGTCGTGTCGGTGGGGCGCACCGGGCGTGCGACACCGTTCGCCGTGATGGCGCCCGCGCTCGTTGCGGGATCCGTGGTCCGCCAGGCGACGCTCCACAACCAGGACGTCGTGAAGGCCAAAGGAGTGCTCATCGGCGACACCGTCGTACTGCGCAAAGCGGGGGATGTCATCCCCGAGGTCCTCGGCCCGGTGGTCGAGCTGCGCGACGGGACGGAGCGCGCGTTCGTCATGCCGGCGGGCTGCCCGTCCTGCGGGACCCCGCTCGCTCCCGCCAAGGAGGGTGACATCGATCTGCGGTGCCCAAACACGCGGTCGTGCCCCGCGCAGGTGCGGGGGCGCGTCGAGCACATCGGCTCGCGCGGCGCGCTCGACATCGAAGCGCTCGGCGAGGTCACCGCGGCGGCTCTCACTCAGCCGTCCACGCCCACCACCCCACCGCTGGTCACCGAGGCGGGCCTGTTCGATCTCACCCTGGACCAACTCGTGCCGATCGAGGTCGTCGTCCGCGACAGCGAGACGGGAGAGGCGAAGGTCGACGAGACCACCGGCGAGTACGTGCGCCGTGCGCCCTTCCAGAAGCTCGGGCCGGCGCAGTACCCGCCGGGGACCGAGGACCTGGATGCCGCGGAGCGTCGGCGCCGGGGCATCCGCAAGGACCACCGTGAGAGGTTGCCCTCCGAACAGGCGCTGAAGCTGCTGGCCGAGCTCGAGAAGGCGAAGACCAAGGATCTGTGGCGGTTCCTCGTCGCGTTGAGCATCAGACACGTCGGTCCGGTCGCGGCGCGCGCGCTCGCGCAGTGGTTCGGATCCTTGGCGGCCATCCGCGCGGCGAGCCGCGAGGACCTCGCTGCCGTCGAGGGTGTGGGCGGCATCATCGCGGACGCGCTGCGGGAGTGGTTCGAGGTCGACTGGCATCGCGAGATCGTCGAGCGGTGGGAGGCGGCGGGAGCGCGACTGGAGATTCCCGGGCACCCGGGCCCGGGTGCGGCCGCCGCTGCGGGCGGCGTGCTCGACGGGATCACGGTCGTGGCCACGGGCTCGCTCGAGGGGTACAGCCGCGAGGGCGCACGGGAGGCGATCCTCGCCGCGGGGGGCAAGGCGGCCTCGAGCGTCTCGAAGAAGACGAACTTCGTCGCGGCAGGCCCCGGAGCAGGGTCGAAACTCGGCAAGGCGGAGGAGCTGGGCATCCGCATCATCGATGCGGCGCAGTTCCGGATCCTGGTGGAACAGGGCCCGGCTGCTCTCGACGCGCTCGAGCCCGACGCCGGCTGA
- a CDS encoding long-chain-fatty-acid--CoA ligase: MTSYDPPRPWIRSYADGVPADLAPVEGNLLDIVEASARDYPDAPALQFFGRTTSYRELMDAIERAAAGLQALGVTKGDTVGIVLPNCPQHIIAFYAILRLGAIAIEHNPLYTPRELRKQFEDHGAKTAIVWSKVVGTVQDFPADVAVPNLISVDVTRAMPLSLRLALRLPVAKARASRDALTERTTGALSWDRLLQTAALPASVPGPGTDDLAIIQYTSGTTGTPKGAMLTHRNLLANARQAQAWTPSIVRGHGCVVYAVLPMFHAYGLTLCLTFAMSMGARLVLFPRFEPAMVLEVTKKHPATFLPLVPPIAARLLKAAQDEGISLSGTEVAISGAMALPHELVVPFEKATGGYLVEGYGLSECSPVLMANPVAENRKPGTVGLPLPGTECRVVDPDDPTTDVAPGERGELLVRGPQVFHGYYGKPEETEEVLVDGWFRTGDIVQIDEDGFVRIVDRIKELIITGGFNVAPTEVENALRQHPRVADAAVVGLPSERSGEEVVAAVVLDGAGEVDTESIREFARGVLTPYKVPRRVVVVDELPKSLIGKVLRRQVRESLLSGSESVAD; this comes from the coding sequence GTGACGAGTTACGACCCGCCCCGCCCGTGGATCCGCAGCTATGCCGACGGGGTCCCCGCGGACCTGGCGCCGGTCGAGGGGAACCTCCTCGACATCGTCGAGGCCTCGGCGCGCGACTACCCGGACGCCCCCGCCCTGCAGTTCTTCGGGCGGACGACGTCGTATCGCGAGTTGATGGATGCCATCGAACGCGCCGCCGCGGGCCTGCAGGCGCTCGGGGTCACCAAGGGCGACACCGTCGGCATCGTTCTGCCGAACTGCCCGCAGCACATCATCGCGTTTTATGCGATCCTGCGCCTTGGTGCGATCGCGATCGAGCACAACCCGCTGTACACCCCGCGTGAGCTGCGCAAGCAGTTCGAGGATCACGGAGCGAAGACGGCGATCGTCTGGAGCAAGGTCGTCGGAACCGTGCAGGACTTCCCCGCCGACGTCGCCGTGCCGAACCTCATCAGCGTCGATGTAACCCGTGCGATGCCGCTGTCGCTGCGCCTCGCCCTGCGACTCCCCGTCGCCAAGGCTCGTGCCTCGCGCGACGCGCTCACCGAGCGGACGACGGGCGCGCTGTCGTGGGACCGGCTGCTGCAGACGGCCGCGCTCCCGGCATCCGTCCCCGGCCCCGGCACGGATGACCTCGCGATCATCCAGTACACGAGCGGCACGACCGGCACTCCCAAGGGTGCGATGCTCACGCACCGGAACCTCCTGGCGAACGCCCGGCAGGCACAGGCGTGGACGCCGTCGATCGTCCGCGGGCACGGCTGCGTCGTCTACGCCGTGCTGCCGATGTTCCACGCCTACGGCCTCACGCTCTGCCTCACCTTCGCGATGTCGATGGGGGCGCGTCTCGTGCTCTTCCCCCGATTCGAGCCGGCGATGGTGCTCGAGGTCACGAAGAAGCACCCCGCGACGTTCCTGCCGCTCGTCCCGCCGATCGCCGCCCGATTGCTCAAGGCCGCGCAGGACGAGGGCATCTCCCTCTCCGGGACCGAGGTCGCGATCTCCGGAGCGATGGCACTTCCGCACGAGCTCGTCGTGCCGTTCGAGAAAGCAACCGGCGGCTACCTCGTCGAGGGGTACGGACTGTCGGAGTGCTCGCCCGTACTCATGGCCAACCCCGTCGCCGAGAACCGCAAACCCGGCACGGTGGGGCTCCCGCTCCCCGGCACGGAGTGCCGTGTCGTCGATCCCGACGATCCGACGACGGACGTGGCCCCCGGCGAGCGGGGCGAACTGCTGGTCCGGGGCCCGCAGGTGTTCCACGGCTACTACGGCAAGCCGGAGGAGACCGAAGAAGTGCTCGTCGACGGCTGGTTCCGCACGGGTGACATCGTGCAGATCGACGAGGACGGTTTCGTCCGCATCGTCGACCGCATCAAGGAGCTCATCATCACGGGAGGGTTCAACGTGGCCCCGACCGAGGTCGAGAATGCGCTGCGCCAGCATCCCCGCGTTGCGGATGCCGCCGTCGTCGGCCTCCCGAGCGAGCGTTCCGGCGAAGAGGTCGTGGCCGCCGTCGTGCTCGACGGCGCGGGCGAGGTGGACACCGAGTCCATCCGCGAGTTCGCCCGCGGCGTGCTGACCCCCTACAAGGTGCCTCGCCGTGTGGTCGTCGTCGACGAGCTTCCGAAGTCGCTCATCGGCAAGGTGCTGCGCCGACAGGTGCGGGAGTCGCTGCTGTCGGGATCGGAATCCGTCGCCGACTGA
- the gatC gene encoding Asp-tRNA(Asn)/Glu-tRNA(Gln) amidotransferase subunit GatC, which yields MSEITPDLVRHLGVLARIQLDDAEVERLTGQLSAIVDNIAKVSEVATPDVPATSHPIPLENVFRADVVGEMLTTAQVLQNAPDATEDRFKVTAILGEEQ from the coding sequence GTGTCTGAAATCACCCCTGATCTCGTCCGCCATCTCGGCGTGCTGGCCCGCATCCAGCTCGACGACGCGGAGGTGGAGCGCCTGACCGGCCAGCTCTCCGCGATCGTCGACAACATCGCGAAGGTGTCGGAGGTCGCGACGCCGGACGTGCCCGCCACGAGCCACCCGATCCCGCTCGAGAACGTCTTCCGCGCCGATGTCGTCGGCGAGATGCTGACGACGGCGCAGGTGCTGCAGAATGCGCCGGACGCCACCGAGGACCGCTTCAAGGTCACCGCGATCCTGGGGGAGGAGCAGTGA
- the gatA gene encoding Asp-tRNA(Asn)/Glu-tRNA(Gln) amidotransferase subunit GatA, with product MSDLTRLSAADLSAKLTAGEVSSVEATRAHLDRIADVDGDVHAFLHVSDHALEVAEGIDRRRAAGEQLGELAGVPLAIKDVLVTTDMPSTSGSKILEGFMSPYDATVVARSRAAGLVPLGKTNMDEFAMGSSTEHSAYGPTRNPWDLDRIPGGSGGGSAAAVAAFEAPIALGSDTGGSIRQPAHVTGTVGMKPTYGGVSRFGAIALASSLDQVGPVSRTVLDSALLHDVIGGHDAHDATSLTDAWPSFAAAAREGATGEVLKGLRVGVIRELPDSGFQRGVSASFRSALALLEAQGAEIVEVSAPHVEYGVAAYYLILPAEASSNLAKFDSVRFGLRVDVPGGTVEDVMARSREIGFGDEVKRRIILGTYALSAGYYDAYYGSAQKVRTLIQRDFDAAFAQVDVIATPSAPTTAFKIGEKIDDPLQMYLNDVTTIPVNLAGVPGISIPSGLAEEDGLPVGIQFIAPAREDARLYRVGAAAEALLVDSWGGPLLDRAPLLGGNR from the coding sequence GTGAGCGACCTCACGCGCCTGAGCGCGGCGGACCTGTCCGCGAAGCTGACCGCCGGTGAGGTCTCGAGCGTCGAGGCGACGCGCGCGCACCTCGACCGCATCGCCGACGTCGACGGCGACGTGCACGCCTTCCTCCACGTGAGCGACCACGCTCTCGAGGTCGCCGAGGGCATCGACCGGCGTCGCGCCGCGGGAGAGCAGCTGGGCGAACTCGCGGGCGTTCCGCTCGCGATCAAGGACGTGCTCGTCACGACCGACATGCCCTCCACGAGTGGATCGAAGATCCTCGAGGGCTTCATGTCGCCCTACGACGCGACCGTCGTCGCGCGCTCGCGCGCCGCCGGGCTCGTGCCGCTCGGCAAGACCAACATGGACGAGTTCGCGATGGGCTCCTCCACGGAGCACTCGGCGTACGGCCCGACCCGCAACCCGTGGGACCTCGACCGCATCCCGGGCGGATCCGGCGGTGGCTCGGCCGCCGCCGTGGCGGCTTTCGAGGCGCCGATCGCGCTCGGCTCCGACACGGGCGGCTCGATCCGCCAGCCCGCGCACGTCACCGGCACGGTCGGCATGAAGCCCACCTACGGTGGCGTCAGCCGCTTCGGTGCGATCGCGCTGGCCTCCTCTCTCGACCAGGTCGGCCCCGTCTCGCGCACCGTGCTCGACTCGGCCCTCCTGCATGACGTCATCGGCGGGCACGACGCGCACGATGCGACGTCGTTGACGGATGCCTGGCCGTCCTTCGCCGCCGCGGCCCGCGAGGGCGCGACGGGCGAGGTCCTCAAAGGGCTGCGCGTCGGCGTCATCCGCGAGCTCCCCGACTCGGGCTTCCAGCGGGGAGTCTCCGCGTCGTTCCGCTCCGCGCTCGCGCTGCTCGAGGCGCAGGGCGCCGAGATCGTCGAGGTCAGCGCGCCGCACGTCGAGTACGGCGTCGCCGCCTATTACCTGATCCTTCCCGCGGAGGCATCCAGCAACCTGGCCAAGTTCGACTCGGTGCGTTTCGGTCTGCGGGTCGACGTGCCCGGCGGCACCGTCGAGGACGTCATGGCGCGCTCGCGCGAGATCGGCTTCGGCGACGAGGTGAAGCGCCGCATCATCCTCGGCACGTATGCCCTGTCGGCCGGCTACTACGACGCGTACTACGGCAGCGCGCAGAAGGTGCGCACGCTCATCCAGCGCGACTTCGATGCGGCGTTCGCCCAGGTCGACGTCATCGCGACGCCGTCGGCGCCGACGACCGCGTTCAAGATCGGCGAGAAGATCGACGACCCGCTGCAGATGTACCTCAACGACGTCACGACGATCCCGGTGAACCTCGCGGGAGTTCCAGGGATCTCGATCCCGTCGGGTCTCGCCGAGGAGGACGGCCTGCCCGTGGGCATCCAGTTCATCGCCCCCGCCCGCGAGGACGCGCGCCTCTACCGCGTGGGAGCCGCCGCCGAGGCACTGCTCGTCGACTCGTGGGGCGGTCCGCTGCTGGACCGTGCCCCGCTTCTGGGAGGGAACCGCTGA
- the gatB gene encoding Asp-tRNA(Asn)/Glu-tRNA(Gln) amidotransferase subunit GatB: MAKAALMDFDEALKLYEPVLGFEVHVELNTRTKMFSPAANPAHESNHDAAPNTLVAPVDMGLPGSLPVVNEQAVRFSISLGLALGCSIAPSSRFARKNYFYPDLGKNYQISQYDEPIAFEGQVEVELEGGDIVTVPIERAHMEEDAGKLTHVGGATGRIQGAEYSLVDYNRAGVPLVEIVTKPIFGAEHRAPELAAAYVRAIRDIVLSLGISEARMERGNLRCDANVSLRPRGQEKLGTRTETKNVNSMRSVERAVRYEIQRQAAILAAGGTITQETRHWHEDTGTTSPGRPKSDADDYRYFPEPDLLPVAPPVELIESLRAALPEPPAVRRRRLKGDWGFTDLEFQDVVNGGLLAELEATVAAGATPAAARKWWTGEITRIANAQGVEPGSLVEPASIAALQQLVDAGTLTDKLARQVLEGVIAGEGTPQEVVDARGLAVVSDDGALIAAIDEALAAQPDVLAKIRDGKVQAAGAVIGAVMKAMKGQADAARVRELVLERAAG; encoded by the coding sequence ATGGCCAAGGCCGCACTCATGGACTTCGACGAGGCACTGAAGCTGTACGAGCCGGTGCTCGGCTTCGAGGTGCACGTCGAGCTGAACACCCGCACGAAGATGTTCTCGCCCGCGGCGAACCCCGCGCACGAGTCGAACCACGACGCGGCACCGAACACGCTGGTCGCGCCGGTCGATATGGGCCTTCCCGGCTCGCTGCCGGTGGTCAACGAGCAGGCCGTGCGTTTCTCTATCAGTCTGGGGCTGGCGCTCGGGTGCTCGATCGCGCCGTCGAGCCGGTTCGCGCGTAAGAACTACTTCTATCCCGACCTCGGCAAGAACTACCAGATCTCACAGTACGACGAGCCGATCGCGTTCGAGGGGCAGGTCGAGGTCGAGCTCGAGGGCGGCGACATCGTGACCGTGCCGATCGAGCGCGCCCACATGGAAGAGGATGCCGGCAAGCTCACCCACGTCGGGGGCGCTACCGGCCGCATCCAGGGCGCCGAGTACTCGCTCGTCGACTACAACCGTGCCGGTGTGCCGCTCGTGGAGATCGTCACGAAGCCGATCTTCGGGGCCGAGCATCGGGCCCCCGAGCTGGCCGCCGCGTACGTGCGGGCGATCCGCGACATCGTGCTGTCGCTCGGGATCTCCGAGGCCCGGATGGAGCGTGGCAACCTGCGCTGCGACGCGAACGTCTCGCTCCGCCCGCGGGGCCAGGAGAAGCTCGGCACGCGTACCGAGACGAAGAACGTCAACTCCATGCGTTCGGTCGAACGGGCGGTCCGTTACGAGATCCAGCGGCAGGCCGCGATCCTCGCCGCCGGCGGCACCATCACGCAGGAGACCCGGCACTGGCACGAGGACACCGGGACGACCTCGCCCGGGCGTCCGAAGTCGGATGCCGACGACTACCGCTACTTCCCCGAGCCCGACCTGCTGCCGGTCGCGCCGCCCGTCGAGCTGATCGAGTCGCTGCGCGCCGCCCTGCCCGAGCCGCCCGCGGTGCGTCGTCGCCGCCTGAAGGGCGACTGGGGCTTCACCGACCTGGAGTTCCAGGACGTCGTCAACGGCGGGCTGCTCGCCGAGCTCGAGGCGACCGTCGCTGCGGGCGCCACCCCCGCCGCCGCCCGCAAGTGGTGGACGGGGGAGATCACCCGCATCGCCAACGCGCAGGGCGTCGAGCCCGGTTCGCTCGTCGAGCCGGCATCCATCGCCGCCCTGCAGCAGCTCGTCGACGCCGGAACGCTCACCGACAAGCTGGCCCGTCAGGTGCTGGAGGGCGTCATCGCCGGGGAAGGCACGCCGCAGGAGGTCGTGGATGCGCGGGGGCTCGCGGTCGTCTCGGACGACGGTGCCCTGATCGCCGCGATCGACGAGGCACTCGCCGCGCAGCCCGACGTGCTCGCGAAGATCCGCGACGGCAAGGTGCAGGCAGCCGGCGCCGTCATCGGCGCCGTCATGAAGGCCATGAAGGGTCAAGCGGACGCCGCCCGGGTGCGCGAGCTCGTGCTGGAGCGTGCCGCCGGCTGA